The nucleotide window GCTGCAAAAGAAACCATATTTAAGAAGAAAAGCATTAAACCAATCAAACCAAGCAcgaggtgcttgtttgagaccatagagagccttttgaAGCTTACAAACATGTGTTGGATATTGAGGGTCAGCCATTCCTggaggttgttccatgtatataTCTTCTGAAATTAAACCATGCAGGAAAGCATTTGTTACGTCAAGTTGACGTATGGACCATTTCTAAACAAGTGCTATAGTGATGACCATGCGGATAGTTCCAGGTTTGATTATTGGAGAAAAGGTCTCGGTGTAGTCCAACCCATCAACTTGGTAATACCCCTTTACTACAACTCAAGCTTTGAGACGATCTAGTGAGCTGTCGGGTTTGAGTTTTGGCTTGAGCACCCATTTAGAGCCAATAACATGCATGTCAGAAGTACGAGGAACAAGTTCCCAAGTCTGATTTGTATGAAGAGCCTTAAGTTCCTCATCCATTGCAGCCTTCTAGCCAGGGTGATCTAAGGCAGATCGAATATTATGAGGTTCATGAGGGATATTGGCCGAGGATGTGGAGGAAGTCAAGGCATATTTACGATTGGGTTTAACAATTTCACTTTGTGAGCGAGTAACCATGGAAGGTGAGAGGGGTGCTTGTGGAGGTTGAATGTGTTGAATTTAGGGAATTTGGGGCTGTGAGACTGTTTAAGAGGGCTCAGACTCAGGCTGTGAAGAATGTGTGGGTTGCTCGTGCATCTCAGACTCGAGATGCTCAAGTTGTCGCAGTTGCATCTCAGACTCGAGTTGGAGTGACTTGTACTCAAGGGGTGCCAGCTGCATCTCGGACTCAGGTTCAGACCTGAGTTGCTAGGTCCCATGTTGACTTGTATCTTCAGGTGGGAAGAGAGAACCTGTAGAAGTTTGCGAATCTATAGGGGATATTGACACTGCCGGTAAAGGACTCAAacatggtggtgtaagtgttggCAACTGAGTCTTTGCAACAGGATTGGAGTCAGGAGAAGGTAACCATGAATCAAATATGCTAATAACATGTGATGCAGGAGGAGTAATGTTTTGATTCCGAGTACGTTTATAAGGAAAAAATAATTTATCAAAAACCACATGAGgggagataaaaaaaaatgatagaggGATGAAAACACTTGTATCCTTTATGTTTATCACTATAACCTACAAAGATGTAAAGTACGGTTTTTAGATCAAACTTGTGGCGTCGTGTATCACAGGTGTAAGGAAAACATTTAGAACCAAAGACATGAAGTGAAGAATAATCAGGATGAGTGTCATGCAGTGTAAAGTATGGAGTTTCAAAATGAAGACCAGACGAAGGCAACCGATTTATAAGGTAGATAGCGGTAGTGAAAGTTTCTACCCATAAAAATAAAGGGGCACCACTGTGAAATAACATAATCAAACCTAGTTCCCGTATTATCGTATGTCGCCTTTCAACCATACCTGTTTGCTCTGGAGTATATGGGCAGGATACCTGATGAATGATATTGGTGGAAAGAAAATGAGATGATAACTTGGAGTTTATGAATTCTCTTCCTCCATCAGAGTGAAAAATCTTAATTTGTTTGTTAAATTGTCTGGTAACGTATTGTTCAAAGACTAAATAAACATTTGCAAAATAAGATTTATGTTGTAAGGGAATGATCTAAGTATACTTAGAAAAGTCATCTACCAAACATGCATAATATCTGAATTTTCCAATTGATAAAATAGGAGCAGGTCCCCACAAGTCAcaatgaattttttcaaaaataccaGAACTAAAATGTTCAGAACAGGAAAACGGTAATCTACTAAGCTTCCCTAGTTGACAACTAACACAAATGTGTTCAGATTTTACAGCGCCTATAACATCAATCAATCCTTTATTCTTTAATAACTGTAAAGAAGAAAACTGAGGATGTCCTAAGCATTGATGCCAAACATCTGTTGAGCTGGATTTGAATCGATGAGAAAAATAGAGCTCCGATGAAGTGGGAAGAACATAGAGATCACCCTTGCGCCTCCCTGTGATCACCGGTTGTCCAGTTTACCGTTCCTTCATACAAAAATCAACATTAGAGAATTCACAATTAACAGGAAACTGAGTTGTTAGCTGACTTGTAGAGAGCAATTTTTTTTTAAGTCAGGAACTAGTAGGACGTCGTGAAGTTTTTGCTTAATGCTAGAATCTTCAAACTAAGAATTGGTAGAGAAGATTCATCACCAATAAGAACTGAATCTGCACCAAAGTAGTTGCGAATATTGGTTAACATACCTGGCTAACCTGTCATGTGGTTAGAGGCTCCTGTGTCTGAGGTCCACTCTATTTCAGTGACGGTATTGTCCAAGGTGAGAGTTGCAAGAGCTTGTGGTATGTCATCATGTTGAGTTAGCTTTTTGGGCACCCACCAGCATATTTTTGCAATATGTCCCACTGTGCCATAGTACTGGCATTTTTCTTCACGGTAAAGATCTCGTTCTGCAGGGGTCATACGACGTTCACCAGGTGGTGGAGGACGTCTTTGTTGAGAACCCGAAGTGGGGCTAGCAGAATAAGCATGGTTTCGTTCTTTTAGTTGTTGTGCCTGAAATCCTCTCCCAGTTGACATGAATTTTTGTTTGTTGCCATGATATCCTGAGGAGGATTGTTGAAAGAGCTGTTGTTGTTGCCCATAAAACGTCATTTGAGGAGTGAATGAGTTTGGGACATTTGTATGATTAGAGAACCAACTGCATCGCTGATCAAGACTTTGAAGTTATGAGACCAGCTCAGAGTATGAAGGTCTTGGTGGCTTCAGCATGGTAGTGGTGAAAGTTTCATATTGAGGGCCAAGGCTAGTGAGAAGGGAGAAAACTTTTTCTTTGTCTGAGACAGGTTTCCCGATAGCTGCAAGACTATCGCATAAACCCTTGAAGGTGCAAATATGTTCTCCAATGGTTTTGTCATCTTCTTTACGAAAATATGTTACCTGTTGTTTGAGTGTGAATTCACGTTCTTGTGAATCTTCCGCATATGCATTCTTGAGTGCGTCCCAGACAGCATGGGCTGTGTCTAAGCCAACAACGAGGCCGAGCGTATCTTCAGAGAGTGTTCCAATTATCCACCCACGAAGAAGACGATCCGCCTTTCACTAGGTAATGTATGCTTCAGTTAATCTTCGTGCAAAAATTTTTGTATCTGTGATGTTATTTGGATCTGGTATGGTGTATTTAGTGGGGGCAAGATCTTCATGAATAAGGTGGTCGACCAGTTCTTAGCTTTCTGCAAGAGCCAAAGCTTGTTCACGCCACAAGGGATAATTTGTAGGACTGAGTTTGAGGGTAATGAAGTTACCAACATTGAGAGATAGGGAAGTCATATGGTTGTAGGGAGCTGCTTGGTTGTGCCATGTGTTCACACAACGCTTTGATACCaagaagaaaaattgaaaaacaatggagatgtttaaaaaaaaaaaaaaaaaactgctttcTTATATTCAAAAAAACATGAACACTCGGCAATGATGCAAAACTAATACAGAGGACTTCTATTTAAACATTAAAAAACATCTTCTCTGAATCTTGATTGATTGCATGAAATTTGGAGGCAATATTTTCTGCATCTTGACTGATCTGAATCTTGACTAATTACATGAAATCTGGGGGACTAATTGCATGAAATCTGGAGGCAATATTGTCTGCATCTTGACTAATCTAAATCCTGTCTAATTGCATAAAATCTGGCCTAGGGACTAATTGCATGAAATCTGAAGGCAATATTATCTGCATCTTGACTGATCTGAATTCTATCTGATTGCATGAAATTTGGGAGACTGATTGTATGAAATTTCTCTCCAACTTGACTGACTTCAAACACCACCAAATATGAGCTAAGTTGAGCTGATTTGATTTGAACCTCAGATATGATCAGACTTGATTTTCTTGTGGGAGTAACCATCCAGCTGAGTCTGGGTTGTGATAATAATTGCCATGTATGAGGAGAGAGCATGCATTTATAAAGTACAGTCGATCAAGTTCACTTTTCTCGGCTTCCTCATGTTACGAAGGAATGAGTGGAGATAATGCGTCCACGTGTCGAATCCACGTTCGAAAGAGGAAGATGAGGTCCTCATCCGCGACGCATAAGAAGAAAACTTCTCTCAGTTGGAAAACTTCGCGTCTTCGCGAGCTTACGCGCGCGGGGAACCTGACCCATCCACACGCGAGTACAAATGCCAATACGGAGTGCGCGTGCAAGACCGAGATTTCTGCAGGTGGGGCACACCTTTCAGATCTTCTGTTCCAAAAAGTAGCCCTTTTGacgtctcaggtgggccacactatacaagaaaaatcataacctaaatttTGGACCTACAAATAAAcagaaaaatagagaaagaagCAACGGTCTATATTCAATTCAAAAACAAATCTCCATATTGGTGCCTGTCATCTTCCTGTTTTAGATATTTTCATTCATCCATTGTGTAattcatcagatcaatggtctcgaTTACTAAAAAGTGGGGCTTACTTTTCACAATCAAAAGTGCGGTATATTGTGCAAAGACGCTATCCGCGTACACtccacacagagagagagagagagagagcgcctAGGATAAGGTGTAGGTATTGCCTCGGTCGCGACACACTCCAGCGTGTCTCGCCGCCCACGGGCCCACACGCTATGTGAAccaatgatcggaaccgtccatgttaTGCATCCTATTTAATATGGCCCATCGTAATTAAATATACTGAACGGTGATTGAGATCAGTACTATCAGTAGATGAAatattaaaaacattaaaaaaaataaaaatcaatggctcGAATTCAAATCTGAATAATGAAAGGTTAAGATCATCACTGAAGTGTTAATACAAGAAAATGTCTTATTGTAGTAGCGACaaaaatatggacggttcaaatggATAGAACCATCTGAACAAGAGGACGCGACATACGGTGGACTTTCAGTCGCGATAAAGGCAAAACGAACTCGAGGATAAGAGACTTGTGGTGCGCTCGTGCTCCAAACACTCCCAATTACAAGCATTTTGGCCCGCAACCATCTCAGCCCTCGAATCAATTCCATCTCCCATCCAACGGTTCTCATTCGCTCAAAGTAACTCCTGCAGTATATTGCAGCCTCCTTCCCAACCATTCATTTCCTTCAACTAAAGAAACGCTacaggtgagagagagaaagatggctTCTCTGACGATTGGATTCGGGCCGGCAGCAACGGGTAGAGTATTCGCAGCGACAGCGGCGAAGAGCAGCGGCGGCAGCAGTGAGGAAAAGGGCATTCTGGATTGGATTCTGGGAGGATTGCAGAAAGAAGATCAGCTTCTGGAGACGGACCCAATCTTGAAAAAGGCGGAAGAGAAGAACGGCCGCAACGGTAAGACAACGTCCGTTTCTGTCCCACCTAGCAAGAAGAAGGCCGGCGGTTTTGGGGGTCTCTTCGCCAAGAATTGACCGGTTGTGGGTCAGTTTCCGGCAGACTATCGATGGCTCCATTGCTCTCTCTTTATTTGAAATGTCAAGCTCTGTTTGTTGGGTTTCATCTTCTCTTCTTACTGTGTAGTTCTTGAAGTTCTGAATTTTACTTCTGTTTCGAAAAATATGGATTCTTTTTCGTGAAACTCTATATTTCTGAACGATTCACGActcgtccgagtcgactcagtctCGGTCCAGACCCAGTTCAGCACCTCGAGTCATTGTTGAGAATAGAAGGTGACTTACAGACTCGGCTGAGAGTCAGGCCGAGTCACTGCTGAGTCGAAACTCAGCTCAGGATCGAATGAGTCGGTCAGTGACCCTAGTAATAAAAACCATTTGCTCCTCCTATACAAATGATCAAGATGATAATAATGCCTGCCTCCAATGACAAGAACAGGTCTGCAATCAATGGATTGTGTGGGCCCGAGCTGTAGCCTGGCCCACTTCTTAGTAGGGCATGGGCTGTAGTTATTGTATCATAAGGAGGCCTGTAAAATAACTGCATTGGGCTTAGGCCTGTTAGAGTATGTAAATTTGAAAGTGAAACTATGCAAGTAGTATGTACTCTCGTGGGCCTATCCCAAAATTAGTCGGCGGTGACGATGAGTCAGGCGGACTCATGGTATCGAATGCGAATAAAACCATCGGTGATACGGCCTGACCCGAGCGCAAGGATTGTCAATGAGACTGTCAGGCATCCTAATCTAGCCCATGAAATGTTGTCTTGGTCTGAAGATTTGGGCTCGAATATTTTCTGGCCTGCAAAACAAAAAATCCGGAATTGGAACCTGGTCTATTGGGACCACATCCAGGCCcattttatgattgttgtggaCTAAACTAGGACTTGGATTTTTGTCCCAGTTAATAGACAAGCTAGGTGCGGATTCGAatttgaggcccactaaatagagagGTGGGCTAAAGCTGGCCCGCTTTACTTAGACCTAGCCCATAATCAATCCATCCAAGCTAACGGTCATCTCAAGTTGTAATCTGCCTATCGATGGAGTGTTTGCTATTAATGTAGGTAAGAACTTTTAATTCCATGTTATGTTACCTGGCATGAACACCAAACACATGGTACTTGCGCTTGCAATAACGGCTCACTGCCGGCCGTGTAGTCATCAGCAATCCGATTTGATAATATtcattataaagaacttcatttttttttctttaaaaaacaagctaaaatataagacagcTACTCccttaaaagtcatgtagcatagcatgaagtctatttgggagagagaaatctggcacaTGTTGTTAGCTTGAGTctttggaaatgacgtggacaagtGAGACTCGACATTACTAGTGTACGTTcgacacaaatgatccacactcaattataatttataacttacatATTGAtcaggttcaggttgggtcgggcaacccgagacctcaacccgatcccaacccaagttttatggggttggtgtttgtatagcccaagcttaagaTCGGACCCGAAATATCCtactcgagcccaacccaatgtcaggtcggtcacgggtcggtcgggttgaacccgcccaactgtTAGCCCTATGACTAATAGCTAGGCTTGGGCATGGCTAGAGCTTGGGAATGGCTTAGTTATTGCTAAGGCTTGGGAATAGCTTGTGGCTTGAAGGTCATCCATGCCTTATCAAGTTGCTAGTCTTAGTGGGGTATCTACACCTAATTATACGAGTTTTTGCTCATTTTATAGGATTACATTGGTGAGTAATATATGGGTGGTGCTAGGTGCATGCATGCATTCAAGTGCACAAGGCTCACATGACTCAACGTATATATGATCTACTTGAAAATTTAGGAAATGCTTATGGACTAATCTTGTGATTTATACCATTCATTAAGTATTTTTGTAGCAGGGAAACACATCTAATTTTTTAATGATCAACGAAGgcttttcaacggttgaaattcaGTTTAAATCattgatttatttaaaatcaattttgatGGATATCCAATGTTTAAGATTTGTTTATCCATCCTTTGGACTTGTATAGGTTATAAGTCTAAGGATGGTGGCTATGCAAATGCAAGGATTAAGTCAACATGAGTGTATGGATATGCGAGATCATAGACTTTAGATGAAGCTATTTGTAAGGTGGTGATGCATACTTCGTGGCTCTCTTTCAAACATTAACTCCTTACATATTGATCATAattcatgagagagaaaagagagcctTGTGGATGTTGCCATTTTAgatagggagagggagggagagattctTCTATTCACTCCTTCCCTCCATTCACACACTCACATGTGTAAGGTTTACGTAGTCGACAATTCACGCCGTGCACCTATAAATTATTATAGGGATGTGTTGGAGGTTTTCTCCCCTTCTCATATTAAATGAATGGGGAAGAGAGTTTTTGCTTGGCAGATCAATGTCAAACCATGGTATTTGTTTTAGGTGACATTGACTAGATGTATGCATACACCTAATTTGAGTTTATactttttaatttgattatatataGATGAGAATCCACTAATCTAATTAAAATCTAAGTTTTGAAAAgtttatatttctatttttcttttattaagcATAACATATTCAATAAATTTGAATCCGGAACCGTGACTTATGCAGTTGTGTAAACCACCTAGGCTTTGTGGGACCACCTTGTTATATTTTAATCCATTCAGTCCATTAGGTGAGAACCTGTATTTGGATGGTACAGACAAAAGATCAgcttcaatgggccacaccaatggtaaaaaaaattaaattgctCATGAAACATTGAGTTTGGGATGAgactgatttttgtatcttcacttCGTCCCAGTGAATTACATCTGATTAACAGGTTTTGATGAAAGATGCATTAGCCCTAAAAACAGATCTATGGTTggcatccatctcaaccattttaATTGTGGATCTTGTTAATTTTTTGCATTAGATTCTAGAATCAAGGATCTAACACAATGGATGGGTGGGGATTGTCCCCACTgcattttatggtgtggtccacttgagcttttgatccgcctcatttttaagctcatgtctCATGtgtctaggggtgtacatgaatcgagctagctcggttagctcactcgactcagactcgaaaaagctcaattcaacttggtttgtagctgagttcgagccgattttttgagctcaaaaatgagttcgagccgagtttgagcaggccccagcttaactcgactcagatcgaatctggctcgaatcaaactcggatcgagcCAGTTTAGTGACtcgttactttgccattgatgttgctcaccaactgtttgataaaatgactcaacgaaatgtggccggtggtaaggaaggtatgtacatgaaacaaataccatttttctctttgtttttcttagtttttatgttgcttagaagatgtttgataaaatacttgcgAAACCATTGCCTCGGTTTGTAAAACATTGAGATTTTAAAGTTACTGTTAAGTTGTTTGTGGATATGTCTCAATGGTGAATTgggctcgattttggctcgaactctGGCCCGAGCTGACCCAAGATACTGATCGAACCAAGCCGAACTGACCAGTcgagctcgaggaccgagccaagccgaattcaagctgaggtcagccggttgccgagctgagtcgagctggccagctCAACT belongs to Magnolia sinica isolate HGM2019 chromosome 8, MsV1, whole genome shotgun sequence and includes:
- the LOC131252612 gene encoding uncharacterized protein LOC131252612: MASLTIGFGPAATGRVFAATAAKSSGGSSEEKGILDWILGGLQKEDQLLETDPILKKAEEKNGRNGKTTSVSVPPSKKKAGGFGGLFAKN